A region from the Leptolyngbya iicbica LK genome encodes:
- a CDS encoding GMC oxidoreductase, protein MASHYDIIIIGSGAGGGTLAYALAPTGKQILLIERGDYLPREKANWDPDAIFTEGRYQTQESWLDAHLQPFSPEAYYVVGGNTKLYGAALQRMRAADFGDVHHAEGRSPAWPLTYEEFEPYYTRAESLFKIHGQRGEDPTEPPMSAEYPFPAFPHEPRIQTVADQLAEQGLHPLHLTLALDLHVTDPSHSPCIRCDTCDPYPCLVNAKCDAQVTCVDPALAFDNVTLLTKTEVTRLLTSATGDRIDQVEIQTHQGTEYLSADTVVVSCGAINSAALLLRSANEAHPNGLANSSDQVGRNLMKHNHSALIAISPTPNPTVFQKTLAIHDYYFGGPNQDYPLGQIQLTGKAKWQRLQKMAPTELPQPWLEYLSHHSVDWWITTEDLPDPNNRVTLTPEGRIQVHFTPNNLKPHQELIQLLEQHLKPLGFYLFWHKTMDTAVAWHQIGTCRMGPDPANNVLDVHCRSHDVENLYVVDASCLPSMGAMNPTLSIIANALRVADHLKSTF, encoded by the coding sequence ATGGCTTCTCACTACGACATCATCATTATCGGCTCAGGGGCGGGAGGCGGTACCTTGGCCTATGCGCTAGCACCTACCGGTAAACAGATTTTGCTCATTGAGCGGGGCGATTACTTACCTCGGGAAAAAGCCAATTGGGACCCGGACGCGATTTTTACCGAAGGGCGCTACCAAACCCAGGAAAGCTGGTTAGATGCCCACCTGCAGCCATTTAGTCCTGAGGCTTATTACGTTGTTGGGGGCAATACCAAACTCTATGGCGCGGCGCTACAACGAATGCGAGCAGCCGACTTTGGCGATGTGCACCATGCTGAAGGGCGGTCTCCAGCATGGCCCCTGACATATGAGGAATTCGAGCCCTACTACACCCGAGCCGAAAGCCTTTTCAAAATTCACGGTCAACGGGGCGAAGACCCCACAGAGCCGCCGATGTCAGCCGAGTATCCGTTTCCCGCCTTCCCCCATGAGCCGAGAATTCAAACCGTCGCGGATCAACTGGCGGAGCAAGGACTGCATCCTCTGCATTTGACGCTAGCCCTCGATCTCCACGTTACTGACCCGAGTCACAGTCCTTGCATTCGGTGTGATACCTGCGATCCCTACCCTTGTCTCGTTAATGCCAAGTGCGATGCCCAAGTGACCTGTGTCGACCCGGCCCTTGCGTTTGATAATGTCACCCTGTTAACGAAGACTGAGGTGACTCGCCTGCTGACATCGGCAACGGGCGATCGCATCGACCAAGTCGAAATCCAAACGCACCAGGGCACCGAGTATCTGTCGGCGGATACGGTGGTGGTGTCGTGTGGGGCCATCAACTCAGCTGCGCTGCTGTTGCGCTCAGCCAACGAGGCCCATCCCAACGGGTTAGCCAACTCGTCTGATCAGGTGGGGCGCAACCTGATGAAGCACAATCATTCAGCTTTAATTGCGATCTCGCCCACCCCCAATCCGACCGTTTTTCAAAAGACCCTGGCCATCCATGATTACTACTTTGGCGGGCCAAACCAAGACTATCCCCTCGGGCAGATTCAACTTACGGGCAAAGCCAAATGGCAGCGCTTGCAAAAGATGGCCCCGACGGAGTTGCCCCAGCCCTGGCTAGAGTATCTGTCGCATCACTCGGTGGACTGGTGGATTACGACGGAAGATCTGCCTGATCCCAATAATCGCGTGACGCTGACCCCAGAAGGCCGCATTCAAGTTCACTTTACGCCCAATAATCTCAAGCCCCATCAAGAATTGATTCAACTTTTAGAGCAACACCTTAAGCCCTTGGGGTTTTACTTGTTTTGGCACAAAACGATGGATACGGCTGTGGCCTGGCATCAAATCGGCACCTGCCGCATGGGACCAGACCCGGCAAACAATGTGCTAGATGTCCATTGCCGTAGCCATGATGTCGAAAATCTATACGTCGTGGATGCGAGCTGTTTGCCATCCATGGGAGCCATGAATCCCACATTATCTATTATTGCCAATGCCCTAAGAGTCGCCGATCACTTAAAATCCACGTTCTAA
- a CDS encoding GAF domain-containing protein: protein MNSQVSQSQSSHAQPTNFLNQLCVGQSLDATLEKMLPWLGDQLQCDRVFLYVRSPDTQRGRVPFCWVRRPEMPKIYDPDWKYEPADLPQRDPMFAAALKAQPSLFIEDVETANPRQVNRDFEQQNFSHRALIHGHLCIERKLWGVLQPCVFDHPRQWSQRDRHLIEQVVGWLAPLTREYVDCYAPQPEHC from the coding sequence GTGAATTCTCAAGTTAGCCAATCACAGAGTTCTCACGCTCAGCCCACTAATTTTTTAAACCAGTTGTGTGTCGGACAATCGTTAGACGCCACTTTAGAAAAGATGTTGCCTTGGCTGGGAGACCAGTTGCAGTGCGATCGCGTATTTCTGTACGTGCGATCGCCGGATACTCAACGAGGGCGCGTGCCGTTTTGTTGGGTCCGCCGGCCTGAGATGCCCAAGATTTATGATCCCGACTGGAAGTATGAACCAGCCGATTTGCCTCAGCGGGATCCGATGTTTGCCGCAGCCCTCAAAGCTCAGCCCAGTCTTTTCATTGAGGATGTAGAAACGGCAAATCCGCGTCAGGTGAATCGCGACTTTGAGCAGCAAAACTTTAGCCATCGGGCGTTGATTCATGGGCACCTGTGCATTGAGCGAAAGCTGTGGGGCGTTTTACAGCCTTGTGTATTTGACCATCCTCGCCAATGGAGCCAGCGCGATCGCCACCTCATCGAACAAGTCGTCGGCTGGCTCGCACCGCTGACCAGAGAGTACGTTGACTGTTATGCCCCCCAACCTGAGCACTGCTGA
- a CDS encoding GlsB/YeaQ/YmgE family stress response membrane protein — MSLLGIIIWVVVGIIVGAIAKAIYPGHQRGGWLSALILGIVGSFVGGTIATLITTGSLTITSAGLNILGIILSVVGALIAIFIWQQFAKAT; from the coding sequence ATGTCTTTACTTGGGATTATCATCTGGGTAGTGGTCGGCATTATTGTCGGCGCGATCGCTAAAGCCATTTATCCGGGTCATCAACGCGGCGGTTGGCTGAGTGCCCTAATTTTAGGGATTGTCGGGTCCTTTGTCGGCGGCACCATCGCGACTTTGATTACCACTGGTAGTCTTACTATTACGTCGGCTGGTCTCAATATTTTGGGGATTATTTTGTCCGTCGTTGGTGCCCTCATCGCTATCTTTATCTGGCAGCAGTTTGCTAAAGCGACTTAA